A genomic region of Desulfobacterales bacterium contains the following coding sequences:
- a CDS encoding adenine deaminase C-terminal domain-containing protein: MNLKRPNISGRRDLIQSALGQQPVDLYIQNGRLLNVYSGEILDNWNIAVKGRSIAYVGPAREMMGPATTVLDAEGAYLVPGYIDPHAHIDFWANPLALTPYLLAGGTTTVMADPHDIVGATGLPGLELLLAMTRNLPLKFYFSLPVSSPPFPKIEGEDVVPLASMAGYLQREEILALGEVTPWVRLIEGETELLQKFRLGETNGRRIEGHTAGASFSKLNALVAAGLTSCHEAITAEEARERLRLGLSVMLRHGSIRSDMAALIGLLTDGGGSASHRIMFTPDWKSPGDILSQGYLDHLIRLAIEKGVAPIRAIQMATLNPAVYLGLDRKVGGLAPGRRADILLVDDLAEPTPRVVIADGRMVSRDGEMLFTSPPLPPSATRITWLPHRAIPAGINPEDFTVRSGSQKDHVTLPAIAIVDKTITRRIDVTLQVSAGRVLLPEDRDILKISLRRRDRSGFVTAFLTGFGAKIGGLAASVAHEMHQPIVMGCREDDMAAALRHLKRIGGGIVLVEEKKVRAQIPLPIGGLMSTESLPVLADQMRSLKDILTAMGCPLEDPVFTVGFLTFSALPWIRLTPGGLLDVKRLEIIYQ, encoded by the coding sequence TTGAACCTTAAGCGACCCAACATTTCGGGCCGAAGGGACCTGATTCAGTCTGCCCTGGGGCAGCAGCCGGTGGACCTTTATATTCAAAATGGACGTTTGCTGAACGTCTATTCCGGTGAAATTCTGGATAATTGGAATATTGCCGTAAAAGGCCGCTCGATCGCCTATGTGGGTCCGGCCAGAGAGATGATGGGCCCGGCCACAACCGTTTTGGATGCCGAAGGGGCTTACCTGGTGCCGGGGTATATCGACCCCCATGCCCACATCGATTTTTGGGCGAATCCCCTGGCCCTGACACCGTACCTGCTGGCCGGCGGTACGACCACGGTCATGGCCGACCCCCACGATATCGTCGGCGCAACCGGTCTGCCGGGCCTGGAACTGCTCCTGGCAATGACCCGGAACCTTCCACTCAAGTTCTATTTCAGCCTGCCGGTTTCCTCGCCGCCGTTTCCAAAAATCGAAGGGGAAGACGTGGTACCTCTGGCCAGTATGGCCGGCTATTTGCAACGGGAAGAAATTCTGGCTCTGGGTGAAGTGACGCCGTGGGTTCGACTGATTGAGGGAGAAACAGAGCTGCTTCAGAAGTTCAGACTGGGCGAAACAAACGGCCGGCGGATTGAAGGGCACACCGCCGGCGCTTCATTCAGTAAACTGAATGCACTGGTGGCAGCCGGTCTGACCTCCTGCCACGAGGCCATTACTGCTGAAGAAGCACGGGAACGTCTGCGGTTGGGACTATCCGTTATGTTGCGGCATGGGTCGATCCGCAGCGACATGGCGGCATTGATCGGTTTGCTCACAGACGGCGGCGGATCCGCTTCCCATCGCATCATGTTTACTCCGGACTGGAAAAGTCCTGGGGACATACTTTCCCAAGGCTACCTGGACCACTTAATCCGCCTGGCGATCGAAAAGGGGGTTGCCCCCATCCGGGCGATTCAGATGGCCACCTTGAACCCGGCTGTTTATCTGGGGCTGGATCGCAAGGTCGGCGGCCTGGCGCCGGGGCGGCGGGCGGATATTCTGCTGGTTGATGATCTGGCTGAACCGACGCCGCGGGTTGTGATTGCCGATGGGAGGATGGTTAGTAGAGACGGAGAGATGCTTTTTACCTCTCCGCCGTTGCCGCCGTCGGCAACCCGGATTACCTGGCTGCCCCACCGGGCGATTCCGGCCGGAATCAATCCTGAAGATTTTACGGTCAGGTCGGGTTCGCAAAAGGACCATGTTACCCTGCCGGCCATCGCCATCGTCGACAAAACCATCACCCGGCGGATAGATGTCACCCTTCAGGTCAGTGCGGGCCGGGTATTGCTGCCCGAGGACAGGGACATATTAAAGATCAGCCTGCGAAGACGGGACAGATCCGGCTTTGTTACCGCTTTTCTGACCGGTTTCGGTGCAAAAATCGGGGGCCTTGCCGCCAGTGTCGCCCATGAGATGCATCAGCCCATCGTCATGGGCTGCCGCGAAGACGATATGGCCGCAGCACTGCGGCATCTGAAAAGAATCGGCGGCGGAATCGTCCTGGTAGAAGAAAAAAAGGTGCGGGCGCAAATACCCCTCCCCATCGGAGGGCTGATGTCGACGGAGTCTTTGCCGGTTCTTGCAGACCAGATGCGTTCCTTAAAAGACATCCTCACCGCCATGGGATGCCCCTTGGAAGATCCGGTTTTTACTGTCGGATTTTTAACTTTTTCAGCCCTGCCCTGGATACGGCTGACACCCGGCGGGCTGCTGGACGTCAAGCGGCTTGAGATAATATATCAGTAA
- the iorA gene encoding indolepyruvate ferredoxin oxidoreductase subunit alpha produces MHKLLTEHPGQKMMLLGNEAIARGAMEAGVALAATYPGTPSSEISLNLFQIAQESDLYFEYSINEKVALEVTAASANAGVRSLCIMKHVGMNVAADALMTLAYVGVNGGLVIISADDPFMFSSQNEQDNRYYGKLSGLPIVEPSSVEEAKDMVPYAFDLSEKLKEPVILRTTTRINHSSGIVTLGKIAQRITTGDFKKDPFNYVTVPAVSRKLHVKLLQNIEKAAAISDQSPYNFTRGKGRWGIICNGVSFNYASDAVMDLNIADKTKILRIGFSHPMPSAMIKAFLKDCEKVLIIEEGEPYMEEAVKAMAQEEKLTLSIRGKGKDLFSRLFEFNPADVRKCIADYFGVNFSAKAKPDLSDVPEIPARPPNLCAGCSHRATFYAVRKAAEGQDTIYPTDIGCYTLGFLPPLSMGDFLICMGSSIGTSCGFSKATKQKVISYIGDSTFFHSGIPGLVNAVFNNHNFTLVILDNGTTAMTGHQPHPGVDMSQMNMDGFQQVSIENIVRAVGVKHVTVIRPYQVKKSIGAIKAALDYQGVSVVISKEGCVLHLKSLKKAVGKPFYVSDKCKNHRNCINDLACPAFYIDEDRVKINPDQCVGCAVCAQICPENAILPLKRSKA; encoded by the coding sequence ATGCACAAATTACTCACCGAACATCCGGGCCAGAAGATGATGCTTCTGGGCAATGAAGCCATCGCCCGGGGCGCCATGGAGGCGGGCGTGGCGCTGGCCGCCACTTACCCGGGCACCCCGTCTTCCGAGATATCCCTGAATCTGTTTCAAATCGCCCAGGAAAGCGACCTTTATTTTGAATACAGCATTAACGAAAAAGTGGCGCTGGAAGTGACGGCCGCATCCGCCAATGCCGGTGTTCGCAGCCTGTGCATCATGAAGCATGTCGGCATGAATGTAGCGGCAGACGCCCTCATGACACTGGCCTATGTGGGCGTCAATGGCGGACTGGTCATCATCTCGGCCGACGACCCCTTTATGTTTTCCAGCCAGAATGAACAGGACAACCGTTACTACGGCAAGCTTTCCGGTCTTCCCATTGTTGAACCGTCCTCGGTTGAAGAAGCCAAGGACATGGTTCCCTATGCGTTTGACCTTTCCGAAAAATTAAAGGAACCGGTCATTCTCAGAACCACCACCCGGATCAATCACTCTTCCGGAATTGTGACCCTGGGCAAGATCGCTCAGCGAATCACCACCGGTGATTTTAAAAAGGATCCCTTCAACTATGTCACCGTCCCGGCGGTCTCCAGAAAACTTCACGTCAAGCTGCTCCAAAACATCGAAAAGGCCGCTGCGATTTCCGACCAATCCCCCTATAACTTTACCCGGGGCAAGGGCAGATGGGGCATCATCTGCAACGGTGTCAGCTTTAACTACGCCAGCGACGCCGTCATGGATTTAAATATCGCCGACAAAACCAAAATACTGCGGATCGGTTTTTCACATCCCATGCCGTCCGCCATGATCAAAGCGTTTCTAAAGGATTGCGAGAAAGTTCTCATCATTGAAGAGGGCGAACCTTACATGGAAGAGGCCGTCAAGGCCATGGCCCAGGAAGAAAAACTGACCCTTTCCATCAGGGGCAAGGGCAAAGACCTCTTTTCGCGCCTGTTTGAATTCAACCCGGCCGATGTCCGCAAATGCATTGCCGATTATTTTGGCGTCAACTTTTCCGCCAAAGCCAAACCGGATCTTTCGGATGTTCCTGAAATCCCGGCGCGTCCGCCGAATCTCTGCGCCGGATGCTCCCACCGGGCGACATTTTATGCCGTCCGAAAGGCGGCTGAAGGACAGGACACCATTTACCCCACCGATATCGGCTGTTATACTCTCGGGTTTTTACCGCCGCTTTCCATGGGAGATTTTCTGATATGCATGGGCTCATCCATCGGCACCTCCTGCGGTTTTTCAAAAGCCACTAAGCAGAAGGTGATTTCCTATATCGGCGACTCCACTTTTTTTCACTCCGGCATCCCCGGCCTGGTGAACGCCGTTTTCAACAATCATAACTTTACCCTTGTGATTCTCGACAATGGGACCACCGCCATGACCGGCCACCAGCCCCATCCGGGGGTGGACATGTCCCAGATGAACATGGACGGATTTCAGCAGGTATCCATCGAAAACATTGTCCGGGCCGTCGGTGTAAAACACGTTACGGTCATTCGCCCCTATCAGGTAAAAAAGAGCATCGGCGCCATTAAGGCGGCCCTCGACTATCAGGGCGTGTCGGTGGTCATTTCAAAGGAAGGCTGCGTCCTGCATCTCAAAAGCCTGAAAAAGGCCGTGGGAAAACCGTTTTATGTCAGCGACAAGTGTAAAAACCACCGCAACTGCATCAATGATCTGGCCTGTCCGGCCTTTTATATTGATGAAGACCGGGTAAAAATAAATCCCGACCAGTGCGTGGGCTGTGCAGTGTGCGCACAGATTTGTCCTGAAAATGCCATTTTGCCGTTAAAACGCAGCAAGGCATAG
- a CDS encoding GNAT family N-acetyltransferase, producing MRYPKEVVLKEGREAVIRPLQKDDEASLRRFYAGIPEGDRWFMRHDVMDPGVIAKWMDEIDKDKVFSIIALSEERIVGHATLHMRKFGSTRHIGRFRLMVLPEFRYIRLGTWLLLDLIQLAMDKGLSEVRSDFVVGIEEAAIEAAHKFDFFEKAVLKDYVKDQQGNHHDLLIMIKRLHKRWGDY from the coding sequence GTGAGGTATCCCAAAGAAGTCGTGTTGAAAGAGGGCCGTGAGGCCGTTATTCGTCCTTTGCAAAAGGATGATGAGGCATCTCTGCGCCGGTTTTATGCCGGCATTCCGGAGGGAGACCGGTGGTTCATGCGCCATGATGTCATGGACCCCGGGGTGATCGCCAAGTGGATGGATGAAATCGATAAAGACAAAGTTTTTTCGATCATTGCACTTTCGGAAGAGCGCATCGTCGGCCATGCCACCCTGCATATGCGGAAGTTCGGCTCCACCCGGCATATCGGCCGCTTTCGCCTGATGGTACTGCCGGAATTCCGATACATACGACTGGGGACCTGGCTGCTGCTGGATCTCATTCAACTGGCCATGGACAAAGGGCTGAGCGAGGTCCGCTCCGATTTTGTCGTGGGTATCGAAGAAGCCGCCATTGAGGCCGCCCACAAGTTTGATTTTTTTGAAAAAGCGGTTTTGAAAGACTATGTCAAGGATCAGCAGGGGAATCATCACGACCTGTTAATCATGATCAAACGGCTGCATAAACGCTGGGGAGACTATTGA
- the had gene encoding 6-hydroxycyclohex-1-ene-1-carbonyl-CoA dehydrogenase → MTATPDKIMTWQMIQPASRNKETGEVTPGKIQKSEIPVPELKPGEVLVEVAGCGVCHTDLGYFYDGVPTVSKPPLTLGHEISGTVVAGDAAWMGKEVIIPAVMPCRQCILCKTRRGNRCLNQKMPGNSLGIYGGFASHIPVPSVDLCEVKNRGDIPLAHLAVVADAATTPYQAAKRADLQPGDNVIVIGITGGVGQYMGQTAKALGAKTVVGIARNQEKLDRALQYGADFCINSTGKDSRAVSDEFRGYCKKNGLPSFGWKIFEITGAKAGQEIALTLLSFVGKLVVVGFGMAKVEYAVGRLMAFDADILGTWGCLPEYYPIVLEMILKKQINIEAFVQTRPMSTIDATFEEAHKVSPDQRIVLTPDF, encoded by the coding sequence ATGACAGCAACACCGGACAAAATTATGACCTGGCAAATGATTCAACCGGCCTCCCGCAACAAGGAAACCGGCGAGGTGACGCCCGGTAAAATCCAAAAATCGGAGATACCGGTTCCGGAATTAAAGCCCGGAGAGGTCCTTGTGGAAGTTGCCGGGTGCGGCGTTTGCCATACGGATCTGGGGTATTTTTACGACGGCGTTCCCACGGTATCTAAACCACCGCTTACATTGGGTCATGAAATTTCCGGCACGGTTGTGGCCGGCGATGCCGCCTGGATGGGCAAAGAGGTGATTATTCCCGCCGTCATGCCCTGCCGCCAGTGCATTTTATGCAAGACCCGCCGGGGAAACCGCTGCCTGAATCAGAAGATGCCGGGAAACAGCCTGGGAATTTACGGCGGTTTTGCCAGCCACATTCCGGTCCCCAGCGTTGATCTGTGCGAAGTCAAAAACCGCGGCGATATACCGCTGGCGCATCTGGCGGTGGTGGCCGATGCGGCCACGACCCCTTATCAGGCCGCCAAACGGGCCGATCTGCAGCCGGGCGACAATGTGATCGTTATCGGGATTACCGGCGGGGTGGGGCAGTACATGGGCCAGACAGCCAAGGCGCTGGGGGCCAAAACCGTTGTCGGAATTGCCCGGAATCAGGAAAAGCTGGATCGGGCGCTTCAGTACGGCGCTGATTTTTGTATCAATTCAACCGGCAAAGACTCCCGGGCGGTTTCGGATGAGTTCAGAGGATACTGCAAGAAGAACGGCCTGCCGAGCTTCGGCTGGAAAATATTTGAAATTACCGGCGCCAAAGCCGGACAGGAGATCGCCCTGACCCTGCTCAGCTTCGTCGGCAAGCTGGTCGTCGTCGGCTTCGGCATGGCCAAGGTTGAATATGCCGTCGGTCGCTTAATGGCATTTGACGCGGATATTTTGGGGACCTGGGGATGTCTGCCCGAATACTACCCCATTGTATTGGAGATGATCTTGAAGAAGCAGATCAACATTGAAGCATTTGTTCAAACCCGTCCCATGAGCACCATCGACGCAACGTTCGAAGAGGCCCACAAGGTGTCTCCTGATCAGCGGATCGTTTTGACGCCTGATTTTTAA
- a CDS encoding SDR family NAD(P)-dependent oxidoreductase: protein MLLEGKNAIVTGGSQGIGTAASVELAREGANVCLTYRKHETEAQQVADEIRQLGRNALALQCDISSFADAERVVQAALAEFGRIDILVNNAGMNWDGVSWKMTEEQWDRVIEVNLKGYFNFTRQVAPLFKDQKSGKIINITSINGLRGKFGQTNYSASKAGIIGFTKALARELGAFNVNVNAVAPGLIETAMLRDSDSRDKIVEMALNEIVLKRVGQPEDLAHVVSFLASDKARHITGEVIKVDGGQYI from the coding sequence ATGCTTTTAGAAGGAAAAAACGCAATCGTCACCGGCGGTTCCCAGGGGATCGGAACCGCAGCTTCTGTTGAACTTGCCCGGGAAGGCGCCAATGTATGCCTGACGTACCGCAAACATGAGACTGAAGCACAACAAGTCGCCGATGAAATCCGCCAACTGGGGCGCAACGCCCTGGCCCTGCAATGTGATATTTCCTCTTTTGCCGATGCCGAGCGGGTTGTTCAGGCCGCCCTGGCTGAATTCGGCCGTATTGACATCCTCGTGAACAACGCCGGCATGAACTGGGACGGTGTCTCCTGGAAAATGACCGAGGAGCAGTGGGACCGGGTCATTGAGGTCAATCTCAAAGGCTACTTCAACTTTACCCGTCAGGTTGCGCCGCTCTTCAAAGACCAAAAATCCGGCAAAATCATCAACATAACCTCCATCAACGGCCTGCGCGGCAAATTCGGCCAGACCAACTACTCGGCTTCCAAGGCCGGGATTATCGGTTTTACCAAGGCCCTGGCGCGGGAACTGGGCGCCTTTAACGTCAACGTCAACGCCGTGGCCCCGGGCCTGATCGAAACCGCAATGCTCAGGGACTCCGATTCGCGCGACAAGATCGTTGAAATGGCCTTGAACGAAATCGTCTTAAAGCGCGTGGGGCAGCCGGAAGACCTGGCCCATGTGGTCTCTTTTCTGGCATCCGACAAAGCCCGGCACATTACCGGCGAGGTCATAAAGGTCGATGGCGGACAGTACATATAG
- a CDS encoding Zn-ribbon domain-containing OB-fold protein, with protein MNAKKETDDRFKKFGTVTFTAITKINDFVDFLEDGKVMGTRCKSCGLVFFPPRCDCYQCLSSDMEWFEVAGKGKLVTYSKLQYAPVGFEGDLPYAIALLDYDDFKVFGRISGDLPENEIKVGMEMKTAANHLPGGQLNYVFQKA; from the coding sequence ATGAATGCTAAAAAAGAAACAGACGACCGATTCAAAAAGTTCGGAACGGTAACTTTTACCGCCATTACCAAGATAAATGATTTTGTTGATTTTCTGGAAGACGGAAAAGTCATGGGCACCCGCTGCAAGTCCTGCGGGCTGGTATTCTTTCCGCCGCGCTGCGACTGTTATCAGTGTCTTTCCAGTGACATGGAGTGGTTCGAAGTTGCCGGCAAAGGCAAGCTGGTGACTTACAGCAAACTGCAATATGCGCCGGTGGGGTTCGAAGGGGATCTGCCCTACGCGATCGCCCTGCTGGATTACGATGATTTCAAAGTTTTCGGCAGGATTTCAGGCGATCTTCCTGAAAATGAAATCAAAGTCGGCATGGAAATGAAAACAGCGGCCAACCACTTGCCCGGCGGCCAATTAAACTATGTTTTTCAAAAAGCATGA
- a CDS encoding 3-hydroxyacyl-CoA dehydrogenase NAD-binding domain-containing protein, protein MTQINKIGVIGAGNMGSGIAQKLAQEGLPVVMIDTQSEFVERGLANITKTLQDGVQRKIIKPAQVDEILGRIQATTNLESVADADLVIEAIFEDKAVKSELFKKLDRICSDRTILSTNTSSFYVREFADQTSRPDRFIGLHYFYHPAKNRLLEVIPHDGTSPETIETSLLVAKLHGKTAIVVKDEPGFAVNRFFVPFLNEAVRMLEEGLAGIATIEEGAKRAFRIGMGPFELMNVTGIPIAVHASTTLGNELGDFYAPAKALQAQLQKKKNWDLTGEVDESRIQTVIDRFYGVCLGVAAALVDEGVATIEDTDRGAKIGLRWSLGPFEIMNKIGIDPTYQAVKAIAAKYPDFKMPQILADQKALAKPFYFHFVDLAVKDGVAFITLNRPEAMNALNETVVTQLESCFTKAEEDPRVKSIVFQGAGKAFVAGADIRYFVEKIKADKIADIVDFTRKGHGLFLKIETAAKPTIALLDGLSMGGGSELALACQAIVATPAGSMAFPETGIGIFPGLGGMLRLARQVGSELAKYYVFTGASLNAADMLALGVAARLCAPNEVSETIRALLQEGLPDKYRQREIPQPFESYRRLGSPDNIANLLTGKMPAGVAEDIAARTVKSVGFKAPLALKISSEIIDDQAGRSMAAAVEIELNRLAEIFASADALEGLSALGRKRPEFKGK, encoded by the coding sequence ATGACCCAAATAAATAAAATCGGCGTCATCGGCGCCGGCAACATGGGCAGCGGCATTGCTCAGAAATTGGCCCAGGAAGGACTCCCGGTTGTGATGATCGACACGCAATCGGAGTTCGTCGAGCGCGGACTTGCCAATATCACAAAGACCCTTCAAGATGGCGTCCAGCGCAAAATCATCAAACCGGCTCAGGTGGATGAAATTCTCGGCCGCATCCAGGCCACCACCAATTTAGAGTCTGTCGCGGACGCAGACCTGGTCATTGAGGCGATATTTGAAGATAAAGCCGTAAAATCCGAACTCTTCAAAAAACTGGACCGGATCTGTTCGGACAGGACGATCCTATCCACCAACACATCCAGTTTTTACGTCAGAGAATTTGCCGATCAGACGTCGCGTCCGGACCGGTTTATCGGCCTGCATTATTTTTATCATCCGGCCAAAAACCGCCTGCTGGAGGTCATTCCCCATGACGGAACCAGCCCTGAAACCATTGAAACTTCCCTGCTGGTTGCCAAACTCCACGGCAAAACCGCCATTGTCGTCAAAGACGAACCGGGTTTTGCGGTCAACCGCTTTTTTGTTCCCTTCTTAAATGAAGCGGTCCGCATGCTGGAAGAAGGACTGGCCGGCATCGCCACCATTGAGGAAGGCGCCAAGCGTGCCTTCAGAATCGGCATGGGACCCTTTGAACTGATGAATGTGACCGGTATCCCCATTGCCGTGCATGCTTCCACGACCCTTGGAAACGAACTGGGGGATTTTTATGCTCCGGCCAAGGCCCTGCAGGCCCAGCTGCAAAAGAAAAAAAACTGGGATTTAACAGGGGAAGTCGACGAATCCCGGATCCAGACTGTGATCGACCGGTTTTACGGCGTTTGTCTGGGGGTGGCCGCCGCCCTGGTGGATGAAGGCGTCGCCACGATTGAAGACACGGATCGCGGCGCTAAAATCGGCCTGCGCTGGTCTCTGGGGCCGTTTGAAATCATGAACAAAATCGGGATCGACCCAACCTATCAGGCGGTAAAGGCCATTGCCGCAAAATATCCCGACTTCAAGATGCCGCAAATTCTGGCCGACCAGAAAGCCCTTGCGAAACCCTTTTATTTTCACTTTGTCGACCTGGCGGTCAAGGACGGGGTTGCCTTTATCACGCTGAACCGGCCGGAGGCAATGAATGCGTTGAATGAAACCGTTGTCACGCAGCTGGAATCCTGCTTTACAAAGGCCGAAGAGGACCCCAGGGTAAAGAGCATCGTTTTCCAGGGGGCCGGCAAAGCGTTTGTTGCCGGCGCCGACATCCGTTATTTTGTCGAAAAGATAAAAGCAGATAAAATTGCGGATATTGTCGACTTTACCCGCAAAGGCCACGGGCTGTTCCTAAAAATCGAAACCGCCGCCAAACCGACCATTGCCCTGCTGGATGGCCTGTCTATGGGCGGCGGCAGCGAACTCGCCCTGGCCTGCCAGGCCATCGTGGCAACCCCGGCCGGCTCCATGGCGTTTCCTGAAACCGGCATCGGCATTTTTCCCGGATTGGGCGGCATGCTGCGACTGGCACGCCAGGTCGGATCTGAACTCGCCAAATACTACGTCTTTACCGGCGCCTCCCTCAATGCCGCCGATATGCTGGCCCTGGGAGTCGCAGCCCGGCTGTGCGCCCCGAACGAAGTTTCGGAAACCATCCGCGCCCTGCTCCAGGAGGGGCTCCCGGACAAATACCGGCAGCGTGAGATTCCCCAGCCGTTTGAATCCTATCGCCGGCTCGGCAGCCCTGATAATATCGCAAACCTCCTCACCGGAAAAATGCCGGCGGGTGTGGCTGAAGACATCGCAGCCAGAACTGTAAAATCAGTCGGCTTTAAAGCGCCCCTGGCACTTAAAATTTCAAGCGAAATCATTGATGACCAGGCGGGGCGGTCCATGGCTGCGGCCGTCGAAATTGAGCTGAATCGTCTGGCTGAAATTTTCGCCAGCGCCGACGCCCTCGAGGGGCTTTCCGCCCTCGGACGAAAACGGCCTGAATTTAAAGGGAAGTGA
- a CDS encoding acetyl-CoA acetyltransferase, with amino-acid sequence MGKVAIIGVGQSTFYRSYPGSVRELVFEGFKEALQDAAITSRDIGASVVCSAPEYDKQRSPAGVLAEYLGLNPQPTFYVETLCSSSSMGLRLAYSLVKSGLHDVVAVLGFQKMSEISSSESQERMGRGADIQWESPFGTMMPAYYAMYARSHMATYGTTPDDLARIRVKAATYGQINPKAIYRKPVTFDMFHNPEDRMAGPVASPLRVGDCCANADGSSCIIVAGEEKARAFSKKPVWIMGLGAATTSVNLAGRNLFNGLTVAREASGQAYKMAGIGPKDIDVAEVHDCFTIAEMMAYEDLGFTKPGEGKELIQSKETYKEGSIPVNIDGGLLSKGHPIGATGGSQVRTIVLQLRDEAGDMQVKDPQIGLVHNIGGVGLYGNVTILGR; translated from the coding sequence ATGGGAAAGGTTGCAATTATCGGTGTGGGTCAGAGTACCTTTTATCGAAGCTATCCGGGTTCCGTCCGCGAACTCGTATTCGAAGGCTTTAAAGAGGCGCTGCAGGACGCCGCCATCACAAGCAGGGACATCGGTGCGTCGGTGGTCTGTTCCGCCCCCGAATATGATAAGCAGCGGTCACCGGCCGGGGTTCTGGCTGAATATCTGGGTCTTAATCCGCAACCGACATTTTATGTCGAAACCCTCTGTTCCTCCAGCAGCATGGGCCTGCGGCTGGCTTATTCGCTTGTCAAATCCGGACTTCATGACGTGGTGGCGGTTCTCGGATTCCAGAAAATGTCCGAAATTTCTTCCTCGGAGTCCCAGGAGCGGATGGGGCGCGGTGCAGACATTCAGTGGGAAAGCCCGTTCGGCACCATGATGCCGGCCTACTACGCAATGTACGCCCGGTCCCACATGGCAACTTACGGGACAACGCCCGATGATCTGGCACGAATCCGGGTAAAAGCCGCCACCTACGGCCAGATAAATCCTAAGGCAATCTACCGCAAACCGGTCACATTTGACATGTTCCATAATCCCGAGGACAGAATGGCCGGTCCGGTGGCCAGCCCCCTGCGCGTCGGCGATTGCTGCGCCAACGCCGACGGCAGTTCCTGCATCATTGTCGCCGGTGAAGAAAAAGCCAGGGCATTTTCAAAGAAACCGGTCTGGATCATGGGCCTGGGCGCCGCCACTACCAGCGTGAATCTGGCCGGACGCAATCTTTTTAACGGATTGACCGTGGCTCGGGAAGCATCGGGGCAGGCATACAAAATGGCCGGCATCGGGCCCAAAGATATCGATGTCGCTGAAGTACACGACTGTTTTACCATCGCTGAAATGATGGCGTATGAAGACCTCGGTTTTACCAAACCGGGCGAGGGAAAAGAGTTGATACAATCTAAAGAGACCTACAAGGAAGGATCCATACCGGTCAATATTGACGGCGGCCTGTTGTCCAAGGGACATCCCATCGGCGCCACCGGCGGCTCACAGGTCAGGACCATCGTCCTGCAACTCCGGGATGAAGCCGGTGACATGCAGGTCAAAGACCCCCAGATCGGTCTGGTCCATAACATCGGCGGCGTGGGACTATACGGAAACGTTACGATTTTAGGAAGGTAA
- a CDS encoding enoyl-CoA hydratase/isomerase family protein gives MTEYRHIKAVKDNGVARITLARPKHNVFNIEMLNEINTELASLAADDSLKCVVLLGEGKSWCAGVEVGDHKPEAVHEMIATFDRVFELIETLEVPVIAAVHGACLGGGMEVAIACDIIIASKQAVFGQPEIKLGFLPPYAAIRLPQLVGPSKAIEICTTGRRYTAKEGLCLGFVSQAVDDEQLPGAVEKMIKEITDNSPLIIRLNKRAVKAHIGMSFSKALQGVSDLFLNTLMKTEDTLEGIKSFEEKRKPEWKNR, from the coding sequence ATGACCGAATATCGACATATAAAAGCAGTCAAGGATAACGGTGTTGCCCGTATCACCCTGGCCCGGCCGAAGCACAATGTTTTCAATATTGAGATGCTGAACGAGATCAACACCGAACTTGCATCGCTGGCAGCCGACGACAGCCTGAAATGTGTCGTCCTATTGGGCGAAGGCAAAAGCTGGTGCGCCGGCGTCGAGGTCGGCGATCACAAACCCGAAGCCGTCCATGAGATGATTGCCACATTCGATCGCGTCTTCGAGCTGATTGAAACGCTCGAAGTGCCTGTCATTGCCGCGGTCCACGGCGCCTGCCTCGGCGGGGGAATGGAAGTGGCCATCGCCTGTGACATTATCATCGCATCCAAACAGGCCGTCTTCGGACAGCCCGAAATCAAGCTGGGTTTCCTGCCGCCGTATGCCGCCATTCGCCTGCCCCAGCTCGTGGGCCCGTCCAAGGCGATTGAAATCTGTACCACCGGTCGGCGCTATACGGCCAAAGAAGGACTTTGCTTGGGATTTGTCTCCCAGGCCGTTGATGACGAACAGCTTCCCGGGGCGGTTGAAAAAATGATTAAAGAGATTACGGACAACAGCCCGCTGATCATCCGCCTGAACAAGCGGGCCGTCAAAGCGCATATCGGCATGAGTTTTTCAAAAGCCCTGCAGGGTGTCAGCGACCTGTTTCTGAATACCCTCATGAAAACCGAAGATACCCTTGAAGGTATCAAAAGTTTCGAAGAAAAACGAAAACCGGAGTGGAAAAATCGGTAG